The following proteins are co-located in the Sphingomonas panacis genome:
- a CDS encoding GFA family protein, translating to MSTNKKLMCKASTNQSNISGSCLCGTVRFKINGSFDSFFLCHCSRCRKGSGTAHGASLFASDASIHWEAGEDEVKIFRLPGTRHQRSFCRGCGAALPDVQMDGAMLKVPAGCLDGPIQIRPTAHICCASRADWDVDLDEIAMMSGLPG from the coding sequence ATGAGCACTAATAAAAAGCTCATGTGCAAAGCATCCACGAACCAGTCTAACATTTCCGGCTCCTGTCTTTGCGGAACCGTTCGCTTCAAGATCAACGGCTCCTTCGACAGCTTCTTTCTATGCCATTGCTCGCGGTGCCGAAAGGGAAGCGGCACGGCCCATGGCGCCAGTCTCTTCGCGTCTGATGCATCAATCCATTGGGAAGCGGGGGAGGATGAAGTCAAAATTTTTCGGCTACCCGGCACCCGACATCAGCGCAGCTTCTGTCGTGGGTGTGGGGCAGCGCTTCCTGATGTTCAGATGGACGGCGCAATGCTCAAGGTTCCCGCTGGCTGCCTTGATGGTCCCATCCAGATTCGGCCGACGGCACATATTTGTTGCGCCAGCCGTGCAGACTGGGA
- a CDS encoding GNAT family N-acetyltransferase yields MRIVLRPATNSDAGYLLRLEETCMRVYAEALWGCWRPSATIEAFDPANHYIIERDGVAVGCIAEIWQPDHVFIGKLYVDAPFQRQSIGAVVLEMKSKEACAKGIPIKLSVLTTNPADAFYRREGFEVESETAERRWMLKRWAATAASDSAISSL; encoded by the coding sequence ATGCGTATCGTCCTGCGGCCTGCTACAAACTCAGATGCCGGATATCTCCTTCGATTGGAGGAGACTTGTATGCGTGTTTACGCAGAGGCGCTTTGGGGATGCTGGAGACCAAGCGCGACAATTGAGGCGTTTGATCCCGCAAACCATTATATAATAGAACGCGATGGTGTTGCCGTTGGCTGCATCGCCGAAATCTGGCAGCCCGATCATGTTTTTATCGGCAAGCTCTATGTCGACGCTCCATTTCAGAGGCAGAGCATTGGTGCTGTTGTCTTGGAAATGAAGTCGAAGGAAGCATGCGCAAAAGGCATCCCTATCAAGCTGAGCGTTCTTACCACAAATCCCGCCGATGCTTTCTACCGACGAGAAGGCTTCGAGGTCGAATCTGAGACCGCCGAGCGACGGTGGATGTTGAAGCGGTGGGCGGCTACGGCAGCTTCGGATAGCGCGATCAGCAGCCTCTAA
- a CDS encoding tyrosine-type recombinase/integrase, whose amino-acid sequence MLTDLACRTAKGAAKAYQLSDARGLYLYVLPSGSRSWRMKYRFANKEKRLAFGLYPEISLKEARERCDDARRLLRDGIDPDVDKKQRAAIRVAEVVNTLETVTRRWHTMQAKHWAPRYGRQVLERFENDVFPALGSLPISQVTVPLVLGVLKTVQDRGAVELAHRLRQHLSDVFAMAIANGIATTDPAAGVRKSLEKVVKGRRPAVLEVPAARIVLRRVEDEQSYPSTKLASRLLALTAARPGVVRLAEPREFEGLDGPEPIWRVPSAKMKLTAVQKRDVTYEFIVPLSRQAVDVVKVALAVCGDRTVLFPSTTGTPISDSTLSKVYRQAGYAGRHVPHGWRSTFSTVMNALAAIHNRVGDREIIDLMLAHMAAGVEPIYNRYAYLPRRRELAQEWADLLMEGAAPAITLFDGERGTSERNLRRRRA is encoded by the coding sequence ATGCTGACCGATTTGGCATGCCGGACGGCCAAGGGCGCAGCCAAGGCATACCAGTTAAGCGACGCGCGCGGGCTCTACCTTTACGTGCTGCCCTCGGGCTCGCGATCGTGGCGCATGAAGTATCGCTTCGCCAACAAGGAGAAGCGGCTGGCGTTCGGCCTATACCCGGAGATTTCGCTGAAGGAAGCGCGGGAGCGCTGCGACGACGCGCGCAGACTGCTTCGCGACGGGATCGATCCGGACGTGGACAAGAAGCAACGCGCCGCGATTCGGGTGGCCGAGGTGGTGAACACGCTCGAGACGGTGACGCGACGCTGGCACACGATGCAGGCGAAGCATTGGGCGCCACGCTACGGTCGGCAGGTACTCGAGCGATTCGAGAACGACGTTTTTCCGGCGCTCGGTTCCCTGCCGATTTCGCAGGTCACGGTACCGCTGGTGCTTGGGGTGCTGAAGACGGTTCAGGATCGCGGCGCGGTCGAGCTCGCACATCGGCTGCGACAGCACCTGTCGGACGTTTTCGCGATGGCGATCGCGAACGGCATCGCGACGACCGATCCCGCGGCGGGCGTCCGCAAGTCGCTCGAGAAGGTCGTGAAAGGTCGGCGCCCTGCTGTGCTCGAGGTTCCGGCCGCCCGGATCGTGCTGCGCCGCGTGGAGGACGAACAGTCCTACCCCTCGACAAAGCTGGCCTCGCGCCTGCTGGCGCTGACGGCGGCACGTCCGGGCGTTGTCCGGCTGGCCGAGCCACGCGAGTTCGAGGGGCTCGACGGACCGGAGCCGATCTGGCGCGTGCCATCCGCCAAAATGAAGCTGACCGCCGTCCAGAAGCGCGATGTGACCTACGAGTTCATCGTGCCGCTGTCGCGGCAGGCGGTCGACGTGGTGAAGGTCGCACTGGCGGTTTGCGGGGATCGGACGGTGCTGTTCCCCAGCACGACCGGAACGCCGATCAGCGATTCGACGCTGAGCAAGGTCTACCGACAGGCTGGCTATGCGGGTCGACACGTCCCGCATGGTTGGCGCTCGACATTCTCGACGGTGATGAACGCGCTCGCCGCAATCCACAATCGCGTCGGCGATCGCGAGATCATCGACCTGATGCTCGCGCATATGGCTGCCGGCGTCGAGCCCATTTACAACCGCTATGCGTATCTGCCGCGCCGGCGCGAGCTCGCGCAGGAGTGGGCAGATCTGCTGATGGAGGGGGCGGCGCCGGCGATCACCCTCTTCGATGGGGAGCGGGGCACCTCGGAGCGCAATTTGCGGCGTCGACGCGCGTAA
- a CDS encoding tyrosine-type recombinase/integrase — translation MSMLTSAAVKAARPRTRAYKMFDERGLHLHVATSGRATWRLKYRLAGAEQLLTIGCYPEISLNAARGHLEVAREQIARGIKPASPAAAAASLMSFERIARSWHARRLSGWTDRHAVDVLASLERDVFAAVGALPCDEISASDVRELLEVVEARGRIETARRLRQRIEAIFAFAISHDQATANPAKPVAAALAAVPRRRRQPALLTIVEARALLAASDRAAGRPIVRLASRFLALTAVRLNALRGARWAEIEDLDGPAPVWRVPAARMKLARIKKADAAFDHLVPLAPAAVEVLRATRAIGNGGELIFPGARGDLPFAEGAIGDLYDRAGYAGRHVPHGWRATFSTVMNEAMPAEREVIDRALGHTLKRDDGHEAKVEAAYNRSVQLGPRRAVLERWAADLIAA, via the coding sequence ATGTCCATGCTGACCAGCGCAGCGGTGAAAGCCGCGCGGCCGCGTACGCGCGCGTATAAAATGTTCGACGAGCGCGGGCTGCACCTGCACGTTGCGACCAGCGGCCGCGCGACGTGGCGGCTCAAGTATCGGCTCGCAGGCGCCGAACAGTTACTGACGATCGGCTGCTATCCCGAGATTTCGCTCAACGCGGCGCGCGGCCACCTCGAGGTGGCGCGCGAGCAGATCGCGCGCGGCATCAAGCCCGCGTCGCCGGCGGCGGCCGCGGCATCGCTGATGTCATTCGAGCGGATCGCGCGCTCCTGGCACGCGCGCCGCCTGTCCGGCTGGACCGATCGCCACGCGGTTGACGTGCTCGCCAGCCTCGAGCGCGACGTGTTCGCAGCTGTCGGCGCGCTCCCCTGCGACGAAATCAGCGCTTCCGACGTGCGCGAGCTCTTGGAAGTCGTCGAGGCGCGCGGCCGGATCGAAACCGCGCGCCGCCTGCGCCAGCGCATCGAAGCGATCTTCGCCTTCGCTATCTCACACGACCAGGCCACCGCCAATCCGGCGAAGCCGGTCGCCGCCGCGCTGGCGGCCGTGCCGCGCCGGCGCCGCCAGCCCGCGCTGCTGACGATCGTCGAGGCGCGCGCGCTGCTCGCTGCCAGCGATCGCGCGGCCGGCCGCCCGATCGTGCGGCTTGCCTCACGGTTCCTCGCCCTGACGGCTGTGCGCCTGAACGCGCTGCGCGGCGCGCGCTGGGCCGAGATCGAGGATCTCGACGGGCCGGCGCCGGTGTGGCGCGTGCCGGCGGCGCGCATGAAGCTGGCGCGGATCAAGAAGGCCGACGCGGCATTCGATCATCTGGTACCGCTCGCGCCGGCGGCGGTGGAAGTCCTGCGCGCGACGCGTGCCATTGGTAACGGCGGCGAGCTCATCTTTCCCGGCGCGCGCGGCGATTTGCCATTCGCCGAGGGCGCGATCGGCGACCTGTACGATCGCGCCGGCTACGCCGGGCGGCATGTCCCGCACGGCTGGCGCGCGACGTTCTCGACGGTGATGAACGAAGCGATGCCGGCGGAACGCGAGGTGATTGACCGGGCGCTCGGCCACACGCTGAAGCGCGACGACGGCCACGAGGCGAAGGTGGAGGCGGCATACAACCGTAGCGTGCAGTTGGGGCCGCGCCGCGCGGTCCTCGAGCGCTGGGCCGCGGATCTGATCGCCGCCTGA
- a CDS encoding RelA/SpoT domain-containing protein, with protein MAWTTLEFQPDEYNAAARLLARTAFPVSTLEGLHALDVINNWRSAHAYPLNTFQITLRNRARKFEKSVTVAQRAKRLDSIHRKLISKKTMRLTQMQDIAGCRAIFTRLTSVYRLAEFYKTKDFDHKFRNEKDYIENPKPDGYRSYHLVYEYVGTDATAEYSGLRVEIQIRTQMQHSWATAVEAVGLFTRQALKSNQGDEDWLRFFALMSSAIAAIERTPSVPGAPIAKVELVNEIQRLSQKLRAKDMLRAYNTTLETIGAAKDAKYFIIEVDPEEGKTTLRRFKAKESSSANLRYTELESKIPEGSRRQVVLVSASDIAALKKAYPNYFLDTALFSRLVDRVLTGDFPEPLVEEV; from the coding sequence ATGGCCTGGACTACGCTTGAATTCCAGCCGGACGAGTACAATGCTGCCGCCCGCCTCTTGGCTCGGACAGCGTTCCCGGTATCCACGCTGGAGGGCCTTCACGCGCTTGACGTCATAAACAACTGGAGATCGGCGCACGCCTATCCCCTGAACACCTTCCAAATCACTCTCCGAAATCGGGCGAGAAAATTTGAGAAATCTGTAACAGTTGCGCAACGCGCGAAGCGTCTGGACTCTATCCACCGGAAACTTATTTCCAAGAAGACGATGCGCCTTACTCAGATGCAGGACATTGCTGGGTGCCGCGCGATCTTCACTCGCCTTACGAGCGTCTATAGACTCGCGGAATTCTACAAGACAAAAGATTTCGATCACAAGTTTCGCAATGAGAAAGATTATATCGAGAACCCGAAGCCTGACGGATATCGTTCGTATCACCTAGTTTATGAGTATGTTGGCACTGACGCGACAGCGGAATACAGCGGCCTTCGAGTTGAAATTCAAATTAGAACCCAAATGCAACATTCTTGGGCGACTGCTGTCGAAGCGGTTGGCTTGTTCACGCGACAAGCTCTAAAATCCAATCAGGGTGACGAAGACTGGCTGCGGTTTTTTGCATTGATGAGTTCGGCTATCGCGGCGATCGAGAGGACCCCTAGCGTGCCCGGCGCCCCTATCGCGAAGGTCGAACTCGTGAACGAAATACAGCGACTTTCGCAAAAGTTGCGGGCAAAGGATATGTTGCGGGCATATAATACAACTCTTGAAACAATTGGAGCGGCGAAGGACGCGAAGTACTTCATTATAGAAGTAGATCCCGAAGAAGGAAAAACCACGCTGCGACGCTTCAAGGCGAAGGAGTCATCTTCTGCAAATTTACGCTACACGGAACTTGAGAGTAAAATTCCAGAAGGATCGCGACGACAGGTCGTTTTGGTTTCCGCCTCTGATATTGCAGCCCTTAAAAAGGCTTACCCAAACTATTTTCTGGATACCGCTTTGTTCTCCCGCTTAGTTGATCGCGTCTTGACGGGCGACTTTCCGGAGCCGCTTGTTGAAGAGGTTTAA
- a CDS encoding IS630 family transposase (programmed frameshift): MPRALSVDLRKRVIAAIEAGASCRQAAKRFGISASSAIRWHALSKARDDVAPQRQGGDRRSKRIEGHADTILGELARTPDITLVDLRNSLAGQGIAVSVAGLWRFFERRQITLKKKSGHATEQDRPDVLIRREAWFEGQPDLDPHTLVFIDETSANTKMARLHGRAPRGERLRASIPHGHWKTTTFVGALTTLGMTAPMVLDGPMTGEWFLAYTQQVLVPTLHRGDVVILDNLPAHKGDEVRKAVEAAGATLLFLPPYSPDFNPIENAFSKLKTLLRKAAARTVDELWRIIGQSIDEFTPAECKNYFAHCGYDAF, from the exons ATGCCCAGGGCGTTGTCGGTTGATCTACGCAAGCGGGTAATCGCGGCGATCGAGGCTGGCGCGTCGTGCCGGCAGGCTGCGAAGCGGTTCGGCATCAGCGCGTCGAGCGCCATCCGGTGGCATGCGCTTTCGAAGGCCAGAGATGACGTCGCCCCGCAGCGACAAGGGGGCGACCGCCGATCGAAGCGGATCGAGGGCCATGCCGATACGATCCTGGGAGAACTGGCCAGAACACCGGACATCACACTTGTGGATCTGCGGAACTCGCTTGCCGGGCAAGGGATAGCGGTGAGCGTGGCAGGCCTGTGGCGCTTTTTCGAGCGGCGGCAGATCACGCTTAAAAAAA AGTCCGGGCATGCGACCGAGCAGGATCGCCCCGACGTCTTGATACGGCGCGAGGCCTGGTTCGAGGGTCAGCCCGATCTCGATCCGCACACGCTGGTGTTCATCGACGAAACCTCGGCCAATACGAAGATGGCCCGTCTGCATGGACGTGCGCCGCGAGGCGAACGCCTACGTGCCTCCATCCCCCACGGCCATTGGAAGACCACCACATTCGTCGGCGCCCTAACGACTTTGGGGATGACCGCGCCGATGGTGCTTGACGGACCGATGACCGGCGAATGGTTTCTCGCCTATACCCAGCAGGTGCTTGTGCCCACGCTCCACCGTGGCGACGTCGTCATTCTCGACAATCTGCCCGCTCACAAGGGCGATGAGGTGCGTAAGGCCGTCGAGGCCGCCGGCGCCACGCTCTTGTTTCTTCCGCCGTATTCGCCCGATTTCAATCCGATCGAGAACGCCTTCTCGAAACTCAAGACCTTGCTACGCAAAGCCGCCGCCAGAACGGTTGATGAACTCTGGCGCATTATCGGTCAATCTATCGACGAATTCACCCCGGCAGAGTGCAAAAATTACTTCGCTCACTGCGGATATGATGCTTTTTGA
- a CDS encoding DNA adenine methylase — protein sequence MSSIAVRTPAPYLGGKRNLARHLVGLIGETPHRTYVEPFVGMGGIFLKRHQAAPVEVINDLSRDVATLFRILQRHYEAFIDTLKWQLTSRADFERLMAVNPDTLTDLERAARFLYLQKLAFGGKVTGRNFGVTRSPGRFDVIKLREYLPEIHERLAGVTIECLPYADVIRRYDAADTLFYLDPPYWNCERDYGDGFERADFERLAEQLAGIAGRFILSINDTPGARAVFARFNLSDIETTYTVGSASAGRGLRAGELIVRN from the coding sequence ATGAGCAGCATCGCTGTGCGAACCCCCGCGCCATATCTGGGCGGCAAGCGTAATCTGGCCCGGCACCTAGTCGGGTTGATCGGCGAGACACCACACCGGACCTATGTCGAGCCGTTTGTCGGCATGGGCGGGATATTCCTCAAGCGCCACCAGGCAGCGCCCGTCGAAGTGATCAACGATCTCTCGCGCGACGTCGCCACGCTCTTCCGAATCCTGCAGCGCCACTACGAGGCGTTTATCGACACCCTGAAGTGGCAGCTCACCAGCCGGGCCGATTTCGAGCGGCTGATGGCGGTCAACCCGGACACGCTCACCGATCTCGAACGCGCAGCGCGATTCCTCTACCTTCAGAAGCTCGCCTTCGGCGGGAAGGTGACAGGCCGCAATTTCGGCGTGACCCGTTCGCCCGGCCGCTTCGACGTGATCAAGCTCCGCGAGTATCTCCCGGAAATCCACGAGCGGCTCGCCGGCGTGACGATCGAGTGCTTGCCCTATGCCGATGTGATCCGGCGCTACGACGCTGCCGACACGCTGTTCTACCTCGATCCCCCGTATTGGAACTGCGAGCGAGACTACGGCGACGGTTTCGAGCGAGCGGATTTCGAGCGCCTGGCCGAGCAGCTCGCCGGCATCGCCGGCCGGTTCATTCTCTCCATCAACGACACGCCCGGCGCGCGCGCCGTGTTCGCACGCTTTAACCTCTCGGACATCGAGACGACCTACACCGTCGGCTCGGCAAGCGCCGGGCGCGGCTTGCGCGCCGGCGAGCTCATCGTCCGCAACTAG